From Streptomyces sp. CMB-StM0423, a single genomic window includes:
- a CDS encoding SUKH-4 family immunity protein encodes MVTFAQAQERADSWINGGVPQQRRREVKVREFELGFVAWAEIPAGDEVPEGSGARMVIARDSGDTTLWPALPVGEVIRRFEEEYGGEEAAAPRGAQPGERVDLGATSFLLTPPEWLQEAADQIGIPRRDSGSSGSSGSAGSGGSGGRHAAAPAPSPSPSPASASGSGAPGSGAPYGAGSSGPASPYAAGGAGASAVSSGSVGPRVDPTAPAAAAPTPWNDTNSRGDDDAASVPLPETVLSAQLPDTPPPSGPYPPPPGGGSYPGAPGPHSGAGAPPAPSGYPGAPAPPGQPAAPGATPPPGPGAAPAPGSGSYPGAPGTPPPGAPAPPGAPNAPGAPPAPAAPGTPAPPTPPTPPAAPGAPGAPSAPGAPGAPGAPHTPSAPPPNPGGGAADIAEQATSKATPLPPPLKGKRSPGGQGVPPPPGAPGTPGAGRGSGSSAPPPPSAPGTPGGGNSYIPTQLVSQVDPGASAGGAPPGPPSPPGAPAAPPGAPGAPSTPPPPAPGQPAPPPGGAPFAPGAPGAPGAPPAAGPAPFPPGAPGAPGPVPGAPGAPGAPAPGMPPPGAPQPAGYGYPPPGVPTVGPGYLAVLRYRAQDGSEQQVMRRSAPGTAHPEWQILHELRGMGVPPQQVLELHTELEPCDLPGGYCSRMIRETWPQVRLSHTASYGRDHASRQQGMQQLIEHQGELHQVADGPARPRPQRVPLPPPGQIPVLPPLPPEGLGHELYQAFGPQGVFRYDQRAVARQGVPDIVAQTLVWAGLPMDFGPFFWGQAQPGRPVPTLAELAAERGVQAASDAGSYLVMGNDFGRQMCVQYGTAHIVAVPLEAAPGGGSAPPQFVNSGLPEFVRCLAMLGHMWRMRFGLTPDQAGRWTVDFQSQLAAIDPAALQGPDHWWSVVLEQLWDGLL; translated from the coding sequence GCGAGGAGGCGGCGGCGCCGCGTGGCGCGCAGCCGGGGGAGCGTGTGGACCTGGGGGCGACGTCGTTCCTGCTGACGCCGCCGGAGTGGCTGCAGGAGGCGGCGGACCAGATCGGCATTCCGCGGCGCGACTCGGGGTCCTCGGGGTCGTCCGGGTCTGCCGGGTCCGGTGGTTCGGGTGGCCGGCACGCGGCTGCGCCTGCTCCTTCCCCGTCGCCGTCGCCTGCCTCGGCGTCGGGTTCGGGTGCGCCGGGTTCGGGTGCGCCGTACGGGGCCGGGAGCTCCGGTCCCGCTTCGCCGTACGCGGCCGGGGGTGCCGGTGCTTCGGCGGTCTCCTCCGGGTCGGTGGGCCCGCGGGTGGACCCGACGGCGCCCGCTGCGGCGGCGCCGACTCCGTGGAACGACACCAACTCCCGCGGCGACGACGACGCGGCCTCCGTACCCCTGCCGGAGACGGTCCTCTCCGCTCAGCTTCCCGACACCCCGCCGCCGAGCGGCCCGTACCCGCCCCCGCCCGGCGGCGGCAGCTACCCCGGTGCCCCGGGCCCGCACTCGGGCGCGGGCGCTCCGCCCGCCCCCAGCGGCTACCCCGGCGCCCCGGCGCCGCCCGGCCAGCCCGCGGCCCCCGGCGCCACGCCCCCTCCGGGCCCCGGCGCCGCACCGGCCCCCGGCTCCGGCAGCTACCCCGGCGCGCCGGGCACCCCGCCCCCCGGCGCCCCCGCCCCGCCGGGAGCCCCGAACGCCCCCGGCGCCCCACCCGCCCCCGCGGCACCCGGCACCCCGGCCCCGCCCACCCCGCCCACCCCGCCCGCGGCCCCCGGAGCCCCGGGCGCCCCCTCCGCACCCGGAGCCCCCGGCGCTCCGGGCGCCCCCCACACCCCCTCCGCCCCGCCCCCCAACCCCGGTGGCGGTGCCGCGGACATCGCCGAGCAGGCCACCAGCAAGGCCACCCCCCTCCCGCCCCCGCTCAAGGGCAAGCGGTCCCCCGGCGGTCAGGGCGTACCGCCGCCTCCCGGCGCCCCCGGCACGCCCGGCGCCGGCCGCGGCTCCGGGTCCTCGGCGCCGCCCCCGCCGTCCGCTCCGGGCACCCCGGGCGGTGGCAACTCGTACATCCCGACCCAGCTCGTGTCGCAGGTCGACCCGGGCGCCTCCGCAGGCGGCGCACCCCCGGGCCCACCCTCACCCCCCGGCGCACCCGCCGCCCCACCCGGCGCCCCCGGGGCACCCAGCACACCCCCGCCTCCCGCGCCCGGCCAGCCCGCCCCGCCCCCCGGCGGCGCCCCCTTCGCACCGGGCGCCCCGGGCGCCCCCGGCGCGCCCCCCGCCGCCGGCCCCGCCCCCTTCCCCCCGGGCGCCCCCGGCGCCCCCGGACCCGTACCGGGAGCACCCGGAGCACCCGGAGCACCCGCCCCCGGCATGCCACCCCCCGGTGCCCCCCAGCCCGCCGGCTACGGCTACCCGCCCCCCGGCGTCCCCACCGTCGGCCCCGGCTACCTCGCCGTCCTGCGCTACCGCGCGCAAGACGGCTCCGAGCAGCAGGTCATGCGCCGCTCCGCCCCCGGCACCGCGCACCCCGAGTGGCAGATCCTGCACGAGCTGCGCGGCATGGGCGTACCCCCGCAGCAGGTCCTGGAGCTGCACACCGAGCTGGAGCCCTGCGACCTGCCCGGCGGCTACTGCTCCCGCATGATCCGCGAGACCTGGCCGCAGGTGCGGCTCAGCCACACCGCCTCCTACGGCCGCGACCACGCCTCCCGTCAGCAGGGCATGCAGCAGCTCATCGAGCACCAGGGCGAGCTGCACCAGGTCGCCGACGGCCCGGCCCGGCCGCGGCCGCAGCGCGTGCCGCTGCCGCCGCCCGGGCAGATCCCCGTGCTGCCGCCGCTGCCCCCGGAGGGGCTGGGGCACGAGCTGTACCAGGCGTTCGGGCCGCAGGGCGTGTTCCGGTACGACCAGCGGGCCGTGGCCCGGCAGGGCGTGCCGGACATCGTGGCCCAGACGCTCGTGTGGGCCGGGCTGCCGATGGACTTCGGCCCGTTCTTCTGGGGCCAGGCGCAGCCGGGCCGGCCGGTGCCGACGCTGGCGGAGCTGGCGGCGGAGCGGGGGGTGCAGGCGGCGTCCGACGCCGGTTCGTACCTCGTGATGGGCAACGACTTCGGCCGCCAGATGTGCGTCCAGTACGGCACCGCGCACATCGTCGCCGTGCCGCTGGAGGCGGCGCCCGGCGGGGGCAGCGCGCCGCCGCAGTTCGTGAACTCGGGGCTGCCGGAGTTCGTGCGCTGCCTGGCGATGCTCGGCCACATGTGGCGGATGCGCTTCGGGCTGACGCCGGACCAGGCGGGGCGCTGGACGGTCGACTTCCAGTCGCAGTTGGCGGCGATCGACCCGGCGGCCCTCCAGGGCCCCGACCACTGGTGGTCGGTGGTGCTCGAACAGCTCTGGGACGGCCTGTTGTAA
- a CDS encoding XRE family transcriptional regulator translates to MSDDIDAVLAAVGPRLRELRRRRGVTLTALSATTGIPVSTLSRLESGQRKPGLELLLPLARAYQVPNEELVGAPAELDPRVYPRPFTRNGMTVVPLTRKPGGLQAFKHLLPAGLTDGREPDPRSHEGYHWLYVLKGRLRVVLGDKDFILGEGEAAEFDTHLPHWFGNADEGAVEFLSILGPQGERVHVRASFRPGEPDHL, encoded by the coding sequence GTGAGCGATGACATCGACGCCGTGCTCGCCGCGGTCGGCCCCCGGCTGCGCGAGCTGCGCCGCCGCAGGGGCGTCACCCTGACCGCCCTGTCGGCGACCACCGGCATTCCGGTCAGCACCCTGTCCCGGCTGGAGTCCGGACAGCGCAAGCCGGGTCTGGAACTGCTGCTGCCGCTGGCCAGGGCGTACCAGGTGCCGAACGAGGAGCTGGTCGGCGCGCCGGCGGAGCTCGACCCCCGGGTGTATCCGCGGCCGTTCACCCGGAACGGCATGACCGTCGTCCCGCTGACGCGCAAGCCCGGCGGGCTGCAGGCGTTCAAGCACCTGCTGCCCGCCGGTCTGACCGACGGCCGTGAGCCCGACCCCCGGTCGCACGAGGGCTATCACTGGCTGTACGTCCTGAAGGGGCGCCTGCGCGTCGTCCTCGGCGACAAGGACTTCATTCTCGGAGAAGGGGAGGCGGCCGAGTTCGACACCCACCTTCCGCACTGGTTCGGCAACGCCGACGAAGGCGCCGTGGAGTTCCTCAGCATCCTCGGCCCCCAGGGCGAGCGCGTCCACGTCCGGGCGAGCTTCCGGCCCGGCGAGCCCGATCACCTCTGA
- a CDS encoding class I SAM-dependent methyltransferase gives MDTEHWDAMYRGRDQVFSGNPNAVLVAEAAGLPPGRALDAGCGEGADARWLARRGWQVTAVDVSGVALRRARATDAGGRVTWQRADLLAAPPPAGAYDLVSVHYFPLRRRPGHAALRGLLDAVAPGGTLLFATHALAGLARHGEPGFDPADYYQPGDIAGLLAPDWEILADETRPRTAPPPAGTHHAHDAVLRARRPG, from the coding sequence ATGGACACCGAGCACTGGGATGCGATGTACCGCGGCCGCGACCAGGTGTTCAGCGGCAACCCCAACGCCGTACTCGTCGCCGAGGCCGCCGGCCTGCCGCCGGGCCGGGCGCTCGACGCCGGCTGCGGCGAAGGCGCCGACGCCCGCTGGCTGGCCCGGCGCGGCTGGCAGGTCACCGCGGTCGACGTCTCCGGGGTCGCCCTGCGGCGCGCCAGGGCCACCGACGCCGGCGGCCGGGTGACGTGGCAGCGGGCCGACCTCCTGGCCGCACCGCCACCCGCCGGCGCCTACGACCTGGTGTCCGTCCACTACTTCCCGCTCAGGCGCCGCCCCGGCCACGCCGCACTGCGCGGCCTGCTGGACGCCGTCGCCCCCGGCGGCACGCTGCTCTTCGCCACCCACGCCCTCGCCGGCCTGGCCCGCCACGGGGAGCCGGGCTTCGACCCGGCGGACTACTACCAGCCCGGCGACATCGCCGGACTCCTCGCACCCGACTGGGAGATCCTGGCCGACGAGACCCGCCCCCGCACCGCCCCGCCGCCCGCCGGCACCCACCACGCCCACGACGCCGTCCTGAGAGCACGACGCCCAGGATGA
- a CDS encoding methyltransferase domain-containing protein: MPVPLPPALALSLDVLRCPTCRRTRRLHPEGGALRCPAGHTFDLARHGYVSLLTGARATSGDDADMVRARSRFLATGAYEPLRAAAARLAAAAVSRPRATVVDAGCGTGHYLAGVLDRLPGARGVGLDTSVRALRAAARAHDRAAAVAADVFRPLPLADGTADVVLNVFAPRNAAGFHRVLRQGGRLVVLRPTGRHLAELRDRRPAMVAVDPAKEERLHRALDPFFEAAATERVDYPVHLTAAEALDLVAMTPSARHPARTEGPPPGRVTVSVLATAYRRR; the protein is encoded by the coding sequence GTGCCCGTACCGCTTCCCCCCGCCCTCGCCCTCTCGCTCGACGTGCTGCGCTGCCCCACGTGCCGCCGCACCCGCCGCCTGCACCCCGAAGGCGGCGCCCTGCGCTGCCCGGCGGGCCACACCTTCGACCTCGCCCGCCACGGCTACGTCAGCCTGCTCACCGGCGCCCGCGCCACCAGCGGCGACGACGCGGACATGGTGCGCGCCCGGAGCCGGTTCCTGGCCACCGGCGCGTACGAGCCGCTGCGCGCGGCCGCGGCCCGGCTGGCGGCCGCCGCGGTGTCCCGGCCGCGGGCCACGGTCGTGGACGCGGGCTGCGGTACGGGCCACTACCTCGCCGGCGTGCTCGACCGGCTGCCCGGCGCCCGCGGCGTCGGCCTCGACACCTCCGTACGCGCCCTGCGCGCCGCCGCCCGTGCCCACGACCGGGCCGCCGCCGTGGCCGCCGACGTCTTCCGCCCCCTGCCGCTGGCCGACGGCACCGCCGATGTCGTCCTGAACGTCTTCGCCCCGCGCAACGCGGCCGGGTTCCACCGCGTGCTGCGGCAGGGCGGCCGGCTGGTCGTGCTCCGCCCCACCGGGCGCCACCTGGCCGAACTGCGCGACCGGCGGCCCGCGATGGTCGCCGTCGACCCGGCGAAGGAGGAGCGGCTGCACCGCGCGCTCGACCCCTTCTTCGAGGCCGCCGCCACCGAGCGGGTCGACTACCCCGTCCACCTGACCGCGGCGGAGGCCCTGGACCTGGTGGCGATGACACCGAGCGCGCGCCACCCGGCCCGTACGGAAGGACCTCCGCCGGGCCGGGTCACCGTCTCGGTGCTGGCCACCGCCTACCGGCGGCGGTGA